A single window of Chitinophaga sp. XS-30 DNA harbors:
- a CDS encoding response regulator transcription factor → MKILIIEDEQALSKSIATYLEAENYTCEVAPDCKTALDRIESFEYDCILLDISLPDGNGLQVLKALKDDHKTEGVIIISARDGIDDRIQGLQLGADDYLTKPFHLSELGARIAAVIRRRRFSGNTALEAGPLSLDTQARSVRVNGQAVDVTRKEYDLLLYLLTNRNRVVSKHAIAEHLSGDGEGLFDNYDFIYAHMKNLKKKLIQAGWKDQIKAVYGMGYKMEVP, encoded by the coding sequence ATGAAGATTCTTATTATTGAAGACGAACAGGCACTCAGCAAAAGCATCGCTACCTACCTGGAAGCGGAGAATTATACCTGCGAGGTAGCGCCGGACTGCAAAACGGCGCTGGACAGGATAGAATCATTCGAATACGACTGCATCCTGCTGGATATATCGCTGCCGGACGGTAATGGCCTGCAGGTGCTCAAGGCACTGAAAGACGATCATAAAACCGAAGGGGTGATCATTATCTCCGCCCGTGACGGTATTGACGACCGTATTCAGGGACTGCAGCTGGGGGCGGACGATTACCTCACGAAGCCCTTCCACCTTTCCGAACTGGGCGCCCGCATTGCCGCTGTGATCCGCCGCCGGCGCTTTTCCGGCAATACCGCCCTGGAAGCCGGCCCCCTCAGCCTGGATACGCAGGCCCGCTCCGTCCGCGTGAACGGGCAGGCGGTAGACGTCACCCGTAAAGAATACGACCTGCTGCTGTACCTGCTCACGAACAGGAACAGGGTGGTATCCAAACATGCCATCGCAGAACACCTGTCCGGCGACGGGGAAGGGCTGTTCGATAATTACGACTTCATCTACGCCCATATGAAAAACCTGAAAAAGAAACTGATACAGGCCGGATGGAAAGACCAGATCAAGGCAGTGTATGGCATGGGATATAAAATGGAAGTGCCATGA
- a CDS encoding response regulator, translated as MLIDDDKDDQEIFKLALQDVNPDVMCLTADDGVEGLKLLRSEKDFSPAYIFLDLNMPRMTGKDCLCEIKKDERLSDIPVVIYSTSSDPGDINDSRSLGASDYIVKQFSISSLKSILEPYFSKKKEIA; from the coding sequence TTGCTAATTGACGATGATAAGGATGATCAGGAAATATTCAAGCTCGCGCTGCAGGATGTTAACCCGGATGTGATGTGTTTAACAGCGGATGACGGAGTTGAAGGCCTCAAACTCCTGCGGTCTGAGAAAGACTTTTCCCCGGCTTATATTTTTCTGGATCTGAACATGCCCCGCATGACGGGGAAGGACTGTCTCTGCGAGATCAAGAAAGATGAAAGGCTTTCGGATATTCCCGTAGTGATCTACTCCACCTCTTCAGACCCTGGTGATATCAATGATTCCCGGTCGCTGGGAGCGAGTGACTATATCGTTAAACAGTTCAGCATCAGTTCGCTGAAATCGATACTGGAACCGTATTTCAGCAAGAAAAAG
- a CDS encoding HAMP domain-containing sensor histidine kinase, protein MKLLNKTVQYYFLLSVILLLVAVPVFYFVLKRIVIANVDARLIATKTQLVPRLQVMDEYPEDDNPLLNNDITLERAAPHTGRDSLYTSDVVDSTSRRRVTYRLLTSHLVINQETYRLQIKSSLANHEALITSIIILQVLLLSLLLAGLLLINRSLARQVWKPFYNTLRKLRAYKVDDAAPLLLGKPGVSEFEELNTAVEQLAERSRKAYVSQKEFAENASHEMRTPLAIFQGKLELLMQTTPLTEEQAALITDMATASQRMGRLNKGLILLTRIQNGQFPETEDISVQKMAIHLLEQYRAQAEQKQLGMETDWQEDLVVNANPVLIEVLLSNLLANAIRHNLNGGNILVKIANGTFTVQNTGQLYALNTARLFQRFAKSSADAESMGLGLEIVKKVCDLYKYEITYVYEHPMHVFSVKMKG, encoded by the coding sequence ATGAAGCTGCTGAACAAAACCGTACAGTATTATTTCCTGTTATCCGTCATCCTGCTGCTGGTGGCGGTACCGGTATTCTATTTTGTGCTGAAGCGCATTGTGATCGCCAATGTGGATGCCCGCCTGATTGCCACTAAAACGCAGCTGGTGCCGCGTTTGCAGGTAATGGATGAATACCCGGAAGACGATAATCCCCTGCTCAACAACGATATCACCCTGGAACGCGCGGCCCCGCATACCGGCCGGGACTCGCTCTATACCTCCGATGTGGTGGACAGCACCTCCCGCCGGCGGGTCACCTACCGCCTGCTGACTTCCCACCTGGTCATCAACCAGGAAACTTACCGCCTGCAGATCAAATCTTCCCTCGCCAATCATGAGGCGCTCATCACCAGCATCATCATTTTGCAGGTGCTGCTGCTTTCCCTGTTGCTGGCCGGATTGCTGCTGATCAACCGTAGCCTGGCCCGCCAGGTCTGGAAGCCTTTTTACAACACGCTCCGCAAACTTCGCGCCTATAAAGTGGATGACGCCGCGCCGCTGCTGCTGGGCAAACCCGGCGTCAGCGAATTTGAGGAGCTGAATACGGCAGTGGAGCAACTGGCAGAGCGCAGCAGGAAGGCCTATGTTTCCCAGAAAGAATTTGCGGAGAATGCCTCCCATGAAATGAGGACCCCGCTGGCCATCTTCCAGGGAAAGCTGGAGTTGCTGATGCAAACCACTCCCCTCACGGAGGAACAGGCCGCGCTCATCACAGACATGGCCACCGCCAGCCAGCGCATGGGCCGGCTGAACAAAGGGCTCATCCTGCTCACGCGCATCCAGAACGGGCAATTCCCCGAAACGGAGGATATTTCCGTACAGAAAATGGCCATTCACCTGCTGGAACAATACCGCGCCCAGGCGGAACAGAAACAGCTGGGTATGGAGACCGACTGGCAGGAAGACCTCGTGGTGAATGCCAATCCCGTCCTTATAGAAGTGTTGCTCAGCAATCTGCTGGCCAATGCCATCCGCCATAACCTCAACGGCGGCAACATCCTGGTGAAGATCGCCAATGGTACGTTCACGGTGCAGAACACCGGCCAGCTTTACGCCCTCAACACGGCCCGCCTTTTCCAGCGCTTCGCCAAAAGCAGTGCGGATGCGGAAAGCATGGGGCTGGGCCTGGAGATCGTAAAAAAGGTCTGCGACCTGTACAAATATGAGATCACCTATGTTTACGAGCATCCCATGCACGTTTTCAGCGTGAAAATGAAGGGATAG